A single genomic interval of Spirosoma linguale DSM 74 harbors:
- a CDS encoding signal transduction histidine kinase with CheB and CheR activity (KEGG: eba:ebA2146 regulator protein~TIGRFAM: PAS sensor protein~PFAM: MCP methyltransferase CheR-type; PAS fold-3 domain protein; CheB methylesterase; PAS fold domain protein; PAS fold-4 domain protein; ATP-binding region ATPase domain protein; histidine kinase A domain protein~SMART: MCP methyltransferase CheR-type; PAC repeat- containing protein; histidine kinase A domain protein; ATP- binding region ATPase domain protein; PAS domain containing protein) → MPSQRSLNAINSSTVSSIPVVAIGASAGGLEAFSELLNHLSPATGLAYVYIQHLNTSAERHLSSILGRTTEMNVKEAEHLVKIEANTVYIIPPDKNMEIVDGVLTLMPRRKKAVKGESAEDVQPPHMPVDQFFTSLAERQKEGAIGIVLSGMAHDGTLGLKAIKVAGGITIVQDSSAKFQGMPQSAIAEGVVDMILSPAEIAHELEHLSKQAAIFEQTVIAESHAEPDANELTESPSEELQPIIQFLRRAIGVDFSNYKMTTIRRRIIRRMLLYKLDTLKAYLQYLREHPTEPGLLYNDLLINVTSFFRDEETMEFLKVNIIPELIRQKNDRLPLRIWVPGCSTGQEAYSLAMLMLETLDKEAPGVTIQIFATDLSENAINRARQGLYSVSEVANIPPKRLQRFFTKHQSMYQINKTVRDMCVFAPHNIFKDPPFSRIDLISCRNLLIYLNTLLQRKALITFHYALNHDGYLLLGKSETVSASSALFRPIDKNYKIFVRKNDRSAGVVVSQVVIDRKDGQEQSRSPSLRSSDGGSPKYQPGKARQTVNELDKIVDQVLLRQFTPASVVVDQELDILQFRGETSLFLEHVSGRASLNLSKMARPALAFEIRNAVRKARKSGQKESRTGIEITVSGRKYLVSIEVVPLNDATEGRLFLILFREEHGLPTDDLASVSGRNNRVKQLEEELATMREDMRAIIEEHEIASEELQSVNEEIVSSNEELQSINEELETSKEEIESTNEELQTINQELQIRNDQLAEAYMYAEAIFSTISEATIVLDKHLRVKSANRAFFQIFKIPEEATIGRLIYELGNRQWDIPRLRELLEEVIQKNVLIQSFEVRHQFPGVGEKVMLIHARRVIEQHRQEAILLAIEDITEQQQVQQLLEERQAWFHTLIDKAPILIWVADSDGRYSFFNKAWLDYTGRSSEQETGQGWMMDIHPEDRAAYIATVITNFGARQPYQAEYRLKRNDGEYRWMMENGQPTFDTDGNFSGYIGTCAEVHVQKSLNQELDSRVQSRTKELTKANSQLLKSNTELAQTAENLQAVLNTSPAAIGLLKAVRIPEGDLVDFKVIVCNQKFAQMAHQPISNLAGTLATELAPVLWQEDTLNQLRQVHRTGKVAYREQHTQIAGYDHWLGISIDKHDDGVILTGLDITALKQAEIQQDRWIQELAHSQKTMQDLEQMRRYVRERGEFLRATSHDLRGSFGVIQGAAALLNLMDTKEEREQMLSMLNRNLGQVTSLLTQLLDYSRLEAGQEQVFSQSFDASHLFRELSTSMEPLAKDRGLWLKVHGPDTLPVTGDMVKVQRIAQNLILNALKYTREGGVTISWELGEGNTGWQFSVSDTGPGLPEEAARQLVDSPNSGSPNATKLELAPKEGGSGEGIGLSIVRQLSNLLGATLSVESSMDKGTLIEIRFSKQ, encoded by the coding sequence ATGCCCAGTCAACGTTCTTTAAACGCTATAAACTCCTCAACGGTATCTTCGATTCCAGTAGTCGCTATCGGTGCATCGGCCGGTGGACTGGAAGCTTTTTCTGAACTCCTAAACCATCTTTCGCCAGCTACCGGTCTGGCTTACGTTTATATCCAACACCTTAACACATCGGCTGAAAGACATCTGTCGTCTATTCTGGGCCGGACAACAGAAATGAATGTTAAGGAAGCAGAACACCTGGTGAAAATTGAGGCCAATACGGTTTATATAATTCCGCCGGACAAAAATATGGAAATCGTGGATGGGGTACTGACTCTCATGCCACGCCGAAAGAAAGCCGTAAAAGGAGAGTCTGCGGAGGACGTTCAACCCCCGCACATGCCCGTCGATCAGTTCTTTACGTCCCTGGCCGAACGGCAGAAGGAGGGTGCCATTGGTATCGTGCTTTCCGGAATGGCCCACGATGGAACGCTGGGCCTGAAAGCGATTAAAGTAGCGGGTGGCATTACGATTGTACAGGACTCATCCGCAAAATTTCAGGGGATGCCCCAGTCGGCCATTGCAGAAGGGGTCGTCGATATGATTCTATCGCCAGCCGAAATAGCGCACGAATTGGAACATCTTAGTAAGCAAGCCGCTATTTTTGAGCAAACGGTCATAGCCGAAAGTCATGCCGAACCTGATGCTAATGAATTAACAGAATCGCCCAGTGAGGAATTGCAGCCCATCATTCAGTTTCTGCGACGGGCTATAGGTGTCGACTTCAGCAATTATAAAATGACTACCATTCGCCGGCGGATTATTCGGCGTATGTTACTGTACAAACTCGACACGCTCAAAGCGTATTTACAGTACCTGCGCGAGCATCCCACCGAGCCGGGTCTGCTCTACAATGATTTGCTGATCAATGTAACCAGCTTTTTTCGGGATGAGGAAACCATGGAGTTTCTGAAGGTGAATATTATTCCCGAACTCATCAGGCAAAAAAACGACCGTCTCCCTTTACGTATCTGGGTACCCGGTTGCTCAACAGGGCAGGAGGCCTATTCGCTGGCCATGCTCATGCTGGAAACGCTCGATAAAGAAGCGCCGGGCGTGACCATTCAGATTTTTGCTACCGACCTCAGCGAAAACGCCATTAACCGGGCCCGGCAGGGGCTCTACTCTGTTAGTGAGGTGGCGAACATACCGCCCAAACGACTTCAGCGCTTTTTTACAAAGCACCAGTCGATGTATCAGATCAACAAGACGGTCCGGGATATGTGCGTGTTTGCCCCGCACAATATATTTAAAGATCCCCCTTTTTCCCGAATTGACCTGATCAGCTGCCGTAATCTGCTGATTTACCTGAATACCCTGTTACAACGAAAAGCACTCATTACGTTTCACTATGCATTGAATCATGACGGGTATCTACTGCTGGGTAAATCAGAAACGGTATCAGCTTCTTCGGCACTGTTCAGGCCCATTGACAAAAATTATAAGATATTTGTCCGTAAGAATGATCGATCTGCTGGGGTAGTAGTGAGCCAGGTAGTTATTGATCGGAAAGATGGGCAGGAGCAATCCCGCTCGCCAAGCCTCAGGTCGAGCGATGGAGGGAGCCCTAAATATCAACCAGGTAAAGCACGCCAGACTGTGAACGAGTTAGACAAGATTGTGGACCAGGTACTGCTCCGCCAATTTACGCCCGCCAGTGTGGTGGTAGATCAGGAACTGGATATTCTTCAGTTTCGGGGAGAAACCAGCCTGTTTTTGGAACATGTGTCGGGGCGTGCCAGCCTGAATCTGTCGAAAATGGCTCGTCCCGCCCTGGCCTTCGAAATTCGGAATGCGGTACGAAAAGCCCGGAAATCGGGGCAGAAAGAAAGCAGGACAGGCATCGAAATAACGGTGAGCGGCCGAAAATACCTGGTTTCTATTGAGGTAGTGCCGTTGAACGACGCTACCGAAGGGCGTTTATTTTTAATCCTGTTTCGGGAGGAGCATGGCCTGCCAACGGACGACCTGGCCTCGGTCAGCGGCCGAAATAACCGGGTCAAACAACTGGAAGAAGAACTGGCCACGATGCGGGAGGACATGCGCGCCATTATTGAAGAGCATGAAATTGCCAGCGAAGAACTTCAGTCGGTCAACGAAGAGATCGTGAGCAGCAATGAAGAGCTGCAGAGCATCAACGAAGAGCTGGAAACCAGCAAGGAAGAGATAGAATCGACCAACGAGGAGTTGCAGACCATCAATCAGGAATTGCAGATACGCAATGACCAGTTGGCTGAAGCGTACATGTACGCCGAAGCTATTTTTTCGACCATCAGCGAAGCGACCATCGTACTCGATAAACACCTGCGGGTGAAGAGTGCCAACCGGGCCTTTTTTCAAATATTCAAAATACCCGAAGAAGCGACCATCGGGCGGCTGATTTATGAACTCGGCAACCGGCAGTGGGACATTCCGCGTCTGCGCGAGTTGCTGGAGGAGGTTATCCAGAAAAATGTGCTGATTCAATCGTTCGAGGTGAGGCACCAGTTTCCGGGAGTGGGCGAAAAAGTGATGTTGATTCACGCCCGCCGGGTTATTGAGCAGCACCGGCAGGAGGCCATTCTGTTGGCTATTGAAGATATTACCGAGCAGCAGCAGGTACAGCAGTTGCTGGAAGAACGGCAGGCCTGGTTTCATACCCTGATCGATAAGGCACCCATACTGATCTGGGTTGCCGATAGCGATGGCCGGTATAGCTTTTTCAACAAAGCCTGGCTCGATTATACCGGTCGGTCGTCCGAGCAGGAAACTGGGCAGGGCTGGATGATGGATATTCATCCTGAAGACCGAGCCGCCTACATTGCTACGGTCATCACCAACTTTGGGGCCCGCCAGCCATACCAGGCCGAATATCGTCTGAAACGGAATGATGGCGAATACCGCTGGATGATGGAAAATGGCCAGCCGACCTTCGATACCGACGGTAATTTTAGCGGATACATTGGTACCTGCGCTGAAGTTCATGTGCAGAAAAGCCTCAACCAGGAGCTGGATAGCCGGGTGCAGTCTCGCACCAAAGAACTGACCAAAGCCAATTCGCAGCTTCTGAAATCCAATACAGAACTGGCACAAACTGCCGAAAATCTACAGGCCGTACTTAATACATCGCCAGCGGCTATCGGCCTGCTGAAAGCTGTACGAATACCGGAAGGCGATTTAGTTGATTTTAAGGTGATTGTCTGTAATCAGAAATTCGCTCAGATGGCCCATCAGCCAATTTCCAATCTGGCAGGAACATTAGCGACCGAACTGGCACCCGTGCTGTGGCAGGAAGATACCCTGAACCAACTGCGGCAGGTTCATAGAACCGGCAAAGTGGCTTATCGGGAACAGCATACCCAAATAGCCGGTTATGACCATTGGCTGGGTATATCGATCGATAAACATGACGATGGTGTCATCCTGACCGGGTTGGACATTACGGCCTTAAAGCAGGCAGAGATTCAACAGGATCGCTGGATTCAGGAACTGGCACATTCCCAGAAAACGATGCAGGATCTGGAGCAGATGCGTCGCTATGTTCGGGAGCGGGGTGAGTTTTTACGGGCTACCTCGCACGATCTGCGCGGTAGTTTCGGGGTTATTCAGGGGGCAGCCGCTCTTCTCAACCTGATGGATACCAAAGAGGAGCGGGAGCAGATGCTGAGTATGCTCAACCGAAACCTGGGTCAGGTAACATCCCTGCTGACTCAGCTTCTGGACTATTCCCGGCTGGAAGCCGGTCAGGAACAGGTATTCAGCCAGTCGTTCGATGCGTCGCATCTGTTTAGGGAGTTAAGCACGAGTATGGAGCCTTTGGCTAAAGACCGAGGGCTTTGGTTAAAAGTACACGGTCCCGACACCCTGCCCGTTACCGGCGACATGGTAAAAGTGCAGCGTATTGCTCAAAACCTTATTCTGAATGCGTTGAAATACACCCGCGAGGGGGGAGTAACCATATCGTGGGAGTTGGGCGAGGGCAATACCGGCTGGCAATTCAGTGTGTCAGATACGGGTCCCGGTTTGCCCGAAGAAGCCGCCCGACAGCTTGTCGATTCACCTAATTCAGGGTCGCCTAATGCTACTAAATTGGAGTTAGCACCCAAAGAAGGTGGTTCTGGTGAAGGAATCGGTCTGTCAATCGTCAGGCAGCTCAGCAATTTGCTGGGGGCCACCTTATCTGTAGAAAGCAGTATGGACAAAGGGACATTGATTGAAATACGCTTTTCTAAACAGTAG
- a CDS encoding CheB methylesterase (PFAM: CheB methylesterase~KEGG: pna:Pnap_3575 CheB methylesterase) — MAKRNIVVIGASAGGVVALKELVRSLPPDFNATIFIVQHIAAYATSMLPEILNHAGSLRAVHPADGDSFQPGMIYIAPPDHHILIEEDRVLVKKGPKENRFRPSIDALFRSAAYNFGERAIGVVLTGLLDDGTSGMWSIKRLGGIGIVQKPEDAEYSSMPSSVLEYVDVDYAVPLAKMGALLNQLTSEEITPPHLTLSPEEEQILKTEVQIASQKNAFEMGILEMGDLSPFTCPECSGVLVRFREGKLIRYRCHTGHAYTAGSLLAEVDKSVEDNLWKAVRVIEEAIMLLEESGRASAEGGDDLGAERFFTKARENRERASMLHKFIFQHEPVLQQNGVPNKAA; from the coding sequence ATGGCAAAACGGAATATTGTTGTAATTGGCGCATCGGCGGGTGGTGTGGTGGCGCTCAAAGAGTTAGTACGCTCGTTACCACCCGACTTCAACGCCACCATTTTTATTGTTCAGCACATTGCAGCTTATGCAACGAGCATGCTGCCGGAAATCCTGAACCATGCCGGTTCGCTCAGAGCAGTTCATCCAGCCGATGGCGATTCGTTTCAGCCGGGCATGATTTATATTGCCCCGCCCGACCACCATATTCTCATTGAAGAAGACCGGGTATTGGTCAAAAAAGGGCCTAAAGAAAATAGGTTTCGGCCCTCAATTGATGCCTTGTTTCGGTCGGCCGCCTATAATTTCGGCGAACGGGCAATTGGCGTTGTGCTGACGGGCCTGCTCGACGATGGTACGTCGGGGATGTGGTCGATCAAGCGGCTGGGGGGTATCGGCATCGTTCAGAAACCGGAAGATGCCGAATACTCCAGTATGCCCTCCAGCGTACTCGAATATGTGGATGTAGACTATGCCGTACCACTGGCCAAGATGGGGGCACTGCTAAATCAGCTGACCTCCGAAGAGATTACCCCACCCCACCTCACCCTGTCTCCCGAAGAGGAGCAAATCCTGAAGACAGAAGTCCAAATAGCCTCCCAAAAAAATGCATTTGAAATGGGAATACTCGAGATGGGTGACCTTTCGCCTTTTACCTGCCCGGAGTGCAGCGGTGTGCTGGTCCGCTTCAGAGAAGGCAAATTGATCAGGTACCGATGCCATACCGGACATGCCTATACGGCGGGGTCGCTGCTGGCCGAAGTCGATAAATCGGTAGAAGACAACCTCTGGAAAGCCGTCCGGGTTATTGAGGAAGCCATTATGCTGTTGGAAGAGTCGGGCAGGGCATCGGCTGAGGGGGGCGACGACCTCGGGGCCGAGCGGTTTTTCACGAAAGCCCGCGAAAACCGCGAACGGGCCAGCATGCTCCATAAATTCATTTTTCAGCACGAGCCGGTCCTTCAGCAAAACGGTGTTCCAAATAAGGCTGCCTAA
- a CDS encoding response regulator receiver protein (KEGG: hch:HCH_02559 FOG: CheY-like receiver): MSIINPALERPELIAYFLGANNYSWLHFRNGEKKLLSKPISYLEGRLPGFIRVHKTALINPDYVQSLHRPLRQKMAGKIQLQSGETFPVSRRRWNQVAQSLGEHLSPGNNEEPLQESVYLDDARPTSEQSNLGRSVASLFLVTSDEQNAFLARQVITKNWPDYRVETIPKSIHLPELLDDLAQSELPVLVFLDARSDTLERLQTLQRLKNDPRLCRVPVVLLALPTDKSVIEGYERQANSVITMKEGDMAFAQVIDRICQFWLKIAELPAHC; encoded by the coding sequence ATGAGCATTATAAACCCAGCCCTTGAGCGCCCGGAATTAATCGCCTACTTTTTAGGTGCCAATAATTACAGTTGGCTTCACTTCAGAAATGGAGAAAAGAAACTGCTGTCAAAGCCGATCAGCTACCTGGAGGGCCGGCTGCCGGGATTTATTCGGGTCCACAAAACGGCCCTGATCAATCCCGACTATGTACAAAGCTTACACCGCCCGCTACGCCAGAAAATGGCAGGCAAAATTCAGCTCCAGAGCGGAGAAACATTCCCCGTAAGCCGTCGTCGGTGGAATCAGGTAGCCCAGTCGCTGGGCGAACATCTGTCGCCCGGCAACAACGAGGAACCACTACAGGAGTCGGTGTACCTGGATGATGCGCGTCCGACAAGCGAACAAAGCAACTTAGGGCGTTCGGTAGCATCGCTGTTTCTGGTGACCAGCGATGAGCAAAATGCGTTTCTGGCCCGGCAGGTCATTACGAAAAACTGGCCTGATTATAGGGTCGAGACGATACCGAAAAGCATTCATTTGCCGGAGCTGCTCGATGACCTGGCGCAGTCGGAACTACCCGTTCTGGTATTTCTGGATGCCCGATCCGATACCCTGGAGCGATTGCAGACCCTGCAACGGTTAAAAAACGACCCGCGTTTGTGCCGGGTGCCCGTTGTGTTGCTGGCATTGCCAACCGATAAGTCGGTCATTGAAGGCTATGAACGGCAGGCCAACTCCGTAATCACGATGAAGGAAGGTGATATGGCGTTCGCGCAGGTCATTGACCGCATCTGTCAGTTCTGGCTGAAAATTGCGGAACTGCCCGCCCATTGCTAA
- a CDS encoding glycosyl transferase group 1 (PFAM: glycosyl transferase group 1~KEGG: nmu:Nmul_A1782 glycosyltransferase), giving the protein MQRLNILIWHIHGAYLTAITQAEHNWYLPVKPGAPEGYCGRGQDSSMPDYVREIPAEDVKNLDLDLIICQTPRNYQTDRFEILSPEQRQLPTIYLEHNTPEPHPTDSRHPAADDPAVTLVHVTNYNRLMWDNGQTPTRVIKHSVAIDPTVQYTGQHREGIVVVNEIQRRGRMAGFDLFEQLRQQLPLTVAGMKSAEIGGIGEIHYTRLHHTVAQYRFLFSPMRYSSLPLAVIEAMTIGMPIVAVATTELPTVIQNGVHGFVSADPAELLAGMQFLLDNPTEARRMGDNARELAAREFGLPRFVDDWNAVFAEVISQASSVNPANEVVY; this is encoded by the coding sequence ATGCAACGATTGAATATTCTGATCTGGCACATACACGGAGCCTATCTAACCGCTATCACACAGGCAGAGCATAACTGGTATCTGCCGGTTAAACCCGGTGCGCCGGAAGGCTATTGCGGTCGTGGACAGGATTCGTCCATGCCCGATTACGTTCGGGAGATACCCGCCGAGGACGTTAAAAACCTCGACCTGGATCTGATCATTTGCCAAACTCCCCGGAATTACCAGACCGACCGATTCGAGATTCTATCGCCCGAACAGCGACAACTGCCTACTATTTATCTGGAACATAACACGCCTGAGCCGCACCCAACCGATTCCCGGCATCCGGCAGCCGATGATCCGGCGGTTACGCTCGTCCATGTGACGAATTACAACCGACTGATGTGGGACAATGGCCAGACGCCCACCCGCGTTATCAAACATAGCGTAGCCATCGACCCAACAGTACAGTATACCGGGCAGCACCGGGAGGGAATTGTGGTAGTCAACGAAATTCAGCGCCGGGGCCGTATGGCGGGTTTCGATCTGTTCGAGCAGTTGCGGCAGCAGTTGCCCCTCACGGTAGCGGGCATGAAATCGGCGGAGATTGGCGGCATCGGCGAGATTCATTACACCCGCCTGCACCATACCGTTGCCCAGTACAGGTTTCTGTTCAGCCCGATGCGTTACAGCAGCCTGCCGCTGGCGGTTATCGAAGCCATGACGATTGGTATGCCCATTGTGGCCGTAGCCACTACGGAGCTGCCAACGGTGATTCAGAACGGGGTTCACGGATTTGTATCGGCTGACCCCGCAGAACTGCTGGCGGGTATGCAGTTTTTGCTGGATAACCCAACCGAAGCCCGGCGTATGGGCGACAATGCCCGCGAGCTGGCGGCTCGTGAGTTTGGCTTACCTCGTTTTGTTGACGACTGGAATGCCGTGTTTGCGGAAGTAATCAGCCAGGCGTCCAGCGTAAATCCGGCAAATGAAGTAGTTTATTGA
- a CDS encoding glycosyl transferase group 1 (PFAM: glycosyl transferase group 1~KEGG: nmu:Nmul_A1795 phosphoheptose isomerase) has translation MDKRLALISEHASPMATIGGIDAGGQNIAVAELAKELAKLGFSVDVFTRCSSPEEAEVVQWQPRIRVIHVTAGARQYLPKEALLPHMDEFAQNMSRFIRKHALNYSVTHAHFFMSGLVALRIKQLHRIPFIVTFHALGLVRRQCQGNSDGFPTERILIEKRIMQEADGIVALCPQDSDDMIKLYGADASKITIIPNGYNPQDFFPIRQELARQTLGLDSQEPMLLQLGRMVPRKGVDNVVRALAILRQRHGIVARLLIVGGDSRQPDPELTPEIGRLQALASSLEVTDLVTFTGSRTRDELRHYYSAADVFVTTPWYEPFGITPLEAMACGTPVIGAAVGGIKHTVLLNKTGFLVQPNDPSALAEKLAVLITNKPLRQRYSQQAIQHVKTGYTWARVAQQTADLYDLITNGRVQTGFWLRGTGHQTSSMPIPDRS, from the coding sequence ATGGATAAAAGGCTGGCGCTTATCTCCGAACATGCGTCTCCAATGGCAACCATTGGTGGTATCGACGCAGGTGGTCAGAATATTGCCGTTGCCGAGTTGGCAAAGGAGTTGGCAAAACTAGGCTTTAGCGTAGATGTGTTTACCCGGTGCAGCTCTCCTGAGGAGGCCGAAGTCGTACAGTGGCAACCCCGCATACGCGTCATTCATGTGACAGCCGGCGCGCGGCAGTACCTGCCCAAAGAAGCCCTGCTGCCCCACATGGACGAGTTTGCGCAGAACATGAGTCGATTTATCCGTAAACACGCCCTCAACTACTCCGTTACTCACGCACACTTCTTTATGTCGGGGCTGGTAGCCCTCAGAATCAAACAATTGCACCGAATCCCGTTCATTGTAACGTTTCACGCGCTGGGGCTTGTTCGGCGTCAATGCCAGGGCAATTCGGATGGATTTCCAACCGAGCGCATTCTGATCGAAAAGCGGATCATGCAGGAAGCCGATGGCATTGTTGCCCTCTGCCCGCAGGATAGCGACGATATGATAAAATTATACGGTGCAGATGCATCCAAAATTACGATCATTCCGAACGGCTATAACCCACAGGATTTCTTTCCCATCCGGCAGGAACTGGCCCGTCAGACGCTGGGCCTCGATAGTCAGGAACCTATGCTGTTGCAACTGGGCCGGATGGTTCCGCGCAAAGGAGTCGACAATGTGGTGCGGGCGCTGGCGATTCTCCGGCAGCGACACGGTATTGTGGCAAGGCTCCTGATTGTGGGGGGCGATTCGCGCCAGCCGGACCCTGAACTCACGCCCGAAATCGGCCGACTTCAGGCACTGGCGTCGTCGCTTGAGGTAACGGACCTGGTTACGTTTACCGGAAGCCGCACGCGCGACGAACTCCGGCATTATTACAGTGCCGCCGATGTATTTGTAACTACGCCCTGGTACGAGCCGTTTGGCATTACCCCACTGGAAGCCATGGCTTGCGGAACGCCCGTGATCGGGGCGGCCGTGGGGGGTATTAAACATACGGTGCTACTGAACAAAACAGGTTTTCTGGTGCAACCGAACGACCCCTCGGCACTGGCCGAGAAACTGGCGGTGCTGATTACCAACAAACCCCTTCGCCAGCGATACAGCCAGCAGGCCATTCAGCACGTAAAGACCGGCTACACCTGGGCGAGAGTGGCCCAGCAAACCGCCGATTTATATGACTTGATTACCAACGGCCGGGTTCAGACGGGCTTCTGGCTACGGGGCACCGGCCACCAGACCTCTTCAATGCCAATTCCCGACAGATCGTGA
- a CDS encoding histidinol-phosphate phosphatase family protein (TIGRFAM: histidinol-phosphate phosphatase family protein; hydrolase, HAD-superfamily, subfamily IIIA~PFAM: Haloacid dehalogenase domain protein hydrolase~KEGG: azo:azo1807 heptose phosphatase) produces the protein MNKAIFWDKDGTLIPDIPYNVDPAKITLYTDAGSSLCRLRAAGFKLIIISNQSGVAHGYFKESRLTGVWNRLTELLSPYGAEPDGFYYCPHFPGASIKQYDWVCTCRKPRPGLLLKAAREHQIDLSQSWMVGDILNDVEAGNRAGCRTVLIDRGNETEWLINSHRLPTTRARSLSEATDYILATTRQLVRPDGSDAYPI, from the coding sequence GTGAACAAAGCTATTTTTTGGGATAAAGACGGCACGCTCATTCCCGACATCCCGTACAACGTTGACCCTGCCAAGATCACGCTCTATACCGATGCCGGAAGCAGTTTGTGCCGACTGCGGGCCGCCGGGTTTAAGCTGATCATCATCTCCAACCAGTCGGGGGTGGCGCATGGGTATTTCAAAGAAAGCAGACTTACCGGCGTCTGGAACCGGCTCACGGAACTGCTTAGCCCCTATGGTGCCGAACCCGATGGGTTTTATTACTGCCCGCATTTTCCGGGGGCATCCATCAAACAGTACGACTGGGTATGTACCTGCCGAAAACCCCGACCCGGCCTTTTACTCAAAGCCGCCCGGGAACACCAGATCGACCTGAGCCAGTCGTGGATGGTGGGCGACATCCTGAATGACGTGGAAGCCGGCAACAGGGCCGGTTGCCGTACGGTGTTGATTGATCGGGGCAACGAAACGGAGTGGCTCATCAACAGCCACCGGTTGCCAACCACGCGGGCCAGGTCGCTCAGTGAAGCCACGGATTACATTCTGGCCACCACCCGTCAACTGGTGCGGCCGGATGGCTCCGATGCGTACCCGATTTAA
- a CDS encoding glycosyl transferase family 9 (PFAM: glycosyl transferase family 9~KEGG: nmu:Nmul_A1791 glycosyl transferase family protein) — MNFWKDGLRLLCVRLDNLGDVLMTTPAFRAIKTTWPATHLTLLTSSAGAAVAELVPDIDQVLSFDVPWVAGQQQQPDRVVALADCLRGHNFDAAILFTVQSQNPLPTAMLCYLAGIPRVLGYCRENPYQLITDWVPDPEILVATRHEVVRQLELVREIDCHTTNRRLSLTPSVADQQRVRQQVANAGLDFQRPWLVVHPGVSEEKRRYPAEKFVQALLPLMQDSGYQVVLTGSKQEQSLTGQIQHRLAGRALDLAGQLSLGELAALLAEAPLLIANNTGPVHMAAALGTPVVVLYAKTNPQHTPWQVPNRVLYFDVPANLRSKNKLLQQFPEPAEPTASPEAIVRAVHDLMAQWQPIA; from the coding sequence ATGAATTTCTGGAAAGACGGGCTGCGTCTGTTGTGCGTCAGGCTGGATAATCTGGGCGATGTACTGATGACGACACCGGCCTTTCGCGCCATAAAAACGACCTGGCCAGCTACCCATCTGACGCTGCTGACTTCGTCGGCGGGAGCGGCTGTTGCGGAGCTGGTGCCCGACATTGACCAGGTGCTGTCGTTCGATGTGCCCTGGGTGGCCGGGCAGCAGCAGCAACCGGACCGGGTTGTTGCTCTGGCCGATTGCTTACGCGGTCACAACTTCGACGCTGCCATCCTGTTCACCGTGCAGAGTCAGAATCCGCTGCCGACGGCCATGCTCTGTTATCTGGCCGGCATTCCCCGCGTACTGGGCTATTGCCGGGAGAATCCGTACCAGCTTATAACAGACTGGGTTCCCGATCCCGAAATATTGGTGGCTACCCGGCACGAGGTTGTTCGGCAACTGGAACTGGTGCGGGAAATTGACTGCCACACCACCAACCGTCGCCTTTCCCTGACGCCATCCGTAGCCGATCAGCAACGGGTGCGCCAGCAGGTAGCCAATGCCGGACTCGACTTTCAGCGCCCCTGGCTGGTGGTGCATCCGGGCGTTAGTGAAGAGAAACGGCGGTACCCGGCTGAAAAATTCGTGCAGGCACTTTTGCCGCTTATGCAGGATTCCGGGTATCAGGTAGTCCTGACGGGCAGTAAACAGGAGCAGTCGCTGACCGGCCAGATTCAGCATCGGCTGGCCGGGCGGGCACTGGATTTGGCTGGTCAGCTCAGCCTGGGCGAGTTGGCAGCTCTTCTGGCCGAAGCTCCGCTGCTCATTGCCAATAATACCGGCCCGGTGCATATGGCGGCTGCGCTGGGAACGCCCGTTGTGGTGCTGTATGCCAAAACAAATCCGCAGCATACGCCCTGGCAGGTACCTAACCGGGTGCTTTATTTTGACGTTCCGGCCAATCTGCGGTCGAAAAATAAACTTTTACAACAGTTTCCGGAGCCAGCGGAACCAACTGCATCGCCCGAGGCCATTGTCCGGGCGGTGCATGACCTCATGGCTCAATGGCAACCAATCGCTTAA